In Salvia miltiorrhiza cultivar Shanhuang (shh) chromosome 4, IMPLAD_Smil_shh, whole genome shotgun sequence, the DNA window caattttttttttcctttggaATTCAACAAGATACTTCTAGCAAACCTGTCCCTGTATCACTAAAAATCCATTGACTGTGCAAATAGAAACCAGTAAAACTAAGCCCACCGAACATTATCTGACACCTATCGCAAAACGAGCCACTATCAAATCAAGAACTGGCGGCACGAAACCAATGGTCCTGACTGCCAAGACTAACAATGATATGCCTTAGGCATAAGCATCAGCCTATGTATATGTTAAGTGGAACTAAACATTTTTGCAGCAAAATTTGGCTGCCATAGATCAGTTCATGGACTAGAACTTGACATTCTAGGAGCTATTAGTTCAATTATAACACAAACCTGTGATTTGACTTCAAGAATATATACATCTTTGAGCTATTCCAGTAGAGGAGTGATTAAAGGTGTTAAAGTCGGCTCGGGAAGCTTCATGCTAAGTGTCACTAGTACACCAACCAGTGCAGAGATGGCCGGAACAAGCCCGAGACCGTATCTGGtaacagagagagagaatacAGGATGGCAGTTCCACACTTCGTCTTGAGTCGGTCCTGCACAAAATGTAGGAATTTTAGGCTAAAAGAGGCAGATGACCTTGAATGAAATTTTATTATGAGAGATGTACAAATATGTTAATACTGCAAAGTAGCGAGTTTTGAGGATGTAACCGAAATACGCATGTAAAATTATTGGCTTTTAGAATATACAAATAACTTGACAAAGTAAGTGGATCTAAGCAAACAAACATATTGAAACAATCAGACTAAAGTCAATGATACTACAAGCTCCAGATGAAGATATTTTATGAGGCTAACAAATCTTGAATTGGCCAACTAGTGCAAACTAGTTCGTAGAGGGGGAAAGTATCAAGTGAAGGATAGATGGATGAAAAGAAACTTACTTTGATATGATTCAAGAATAGTTAATGCTAGTCCACATATTATTTTGTCCAAAAAGCTCAATGATCCATAAACAAAGGCACATCCGTTGAGATCTCGACCAACTAGGAAGCTCTGCATGCTCACCCCAGACACCTGGTCATTCCGTGAAAGTCATTGTTCCAAAATGTGGAGATCATCAAACCacaattaaacatataaaaggGACCGACAttctcatgaaaatatatacgACTACAACCACATCATATCTATTCAATGATGCTGCCTCAAATTTCTACTTAGTTATCGAAGGAAAACTTTCCTTACCATCATCAAGGCATTTGCCACTCCAATCACCATTGATATAAGGTACATAAAACCTTTCATGCTGCTTGGCAAAAAGAGGATGCCAACACCAGAAATCATCCAAAGAAGGCCCCCAGCAGAATAGGAAACCTTCAACCGATGACTATTCCAGGCCATCTCCTATACAAAGAGCAAGCAATCATGGAAAGATGTTACAGTGATAAAATGATTAAGAACTTCGTAGGTAATTTGGTTTCAAGTGAACCTGTAGGATGATTGATGTGATGAAGCTGCATATGTAGATGACTGCAGGCACCTAGGCGCACAAATATCGAACATGATTGCAAGACATGAAATATGTTTGTTTCTCAAATGTCTCAAAGATTTATAGTATAagaaagtaataaaaaattGTACCAAAGCTTTGGAAGATTGGTCCATTCATGTTTGTTTCTCAAATGTCTCAAAGATTTATAGTATAagaaagtaataaaaaattGTACCAAAGCTTTGGAAGATTGGTCCATTCTCAGCTCATTGACGACATAAAAGGCAAGAAATGCCTGAGTCACCGaggcaaaaaaaattaataataaagtcTCTCTGGAATACTTCAGCAAAACAACATAGAAACAGTTACACGCTAACCTGTGATACATTTGTGACTAGTCTAGTTAGCACATATACAAGTGCTACTTGGTGGTATAACAACTTGCGAAACCAGTATGTCCAAGAAATTCTGGCATAACCTATTTCATGAGCTTCTCCTTTTAATCTGCAAGAATGGAATACAAACGTAACACGTCAGCGTACTAATTTCAGCATGATAAGCTTGAATTTTGGCATTCATTAAGAACTGCAGAATGTTCAAACCGCCCATGAATGTTTCTGATCCGAATAGAGAATATCTCTCTTCCCAATCACTTCCTCATGCATAAGTTTAAAATACATTTCTTACAAAAAAACGAGACACAAAAGAACAAGCAACTTGTTCATGACCAGCTTCTTATGTTTCAAACTGTAAATAACTAGAATCCTATCTTGTGAATATTTAAACTCCAATTCTATGTGAAAGGTAAGCACGATTAGGGCCATTATAAGTAAATCAGTTTTTACTGTTCACATTAGAATTCAAAAGATTGAAGTAAATTATGTAGCATTACCGCGTTAGTTTCTAAAATTTAGAATATGTCCTCTGAAGATGCCGACATTTGGCATAACGTCCAATAGGATATAAGTTAAGCCAGTGGCAATCACATTTGTAATTTTGTTCAAAGGTTGAACAAGTTGTCTCTATTTGTGATAGAAAAAGATAATAGGAAACTTGTTGTGTTACCCACATAAGCTAAAGAGTGTTAAACATGTGACACATAAGGTCCTTGTGTAGAGTATTTATCATAAACTCATTTAATTATTATAGTTGAAATATACTTGGAATTGGAAAGGAAAAagaactaaaactaaaaaagCCAGGTAACCTAATTGGAAAGGGCAGTGTCATTCATCTTCTCCATCATGTCTTGCACCTTTACTAACTCATTGCAATGCTTATGAGTAGGTAATTTCTTCTTAGTAGATTAACAATTTGTAGCTTGCTTCACTAAAACACCAGACTTCCCGAGCAAGTGATCAGTTAATTGGGCAGTACACAAGAAAATACACATCAAACTAATAATTGCCAGAAGGAGGCCAAACAATTTTCATCAGAGCATCATTATAGAACTTCAACGTATATTATTAACCTTGGCTCTGCAGTTCCAAGATGAAATATACTGACAAAACAACAACCAATGAAGATCGATGCATATGCTATCCAGCGGTACTGAAAAGATGCAACAAAATGAGAAAGCAGTTTGAAAGAAAATTCCTATAAAATGACAAGAACAAACTATTAGTTTATATACCTGATGCTCGACTTCAATAATGGACCGCTTTGTGTGGAACTTGAATACCACAAAAGCAACAACATATAGACTCAGGTTTGCAACCTTTAGCAAAAGTGAAGGAAAATTTACTTCATACACATATAATATACTAATATAATGGACGAAAACATAGTAGAAATTGTTACCATTGTAAAGGCATTGCGACAACTGGTCATAACTACACGACTTGTTGAATTTAGGGTTATGCAGTTCACCATTGACCTACAACAAGAGCAGGCTTGCAGCATTACTTAAATTTCCTGACTAAAAACTGTTTAGCAGGCTAAAAGATATAACCCATCAGCGTAATTTGACTTGTTtccattaaatattttttttgtcctTTAACTCCCATGAGCCAAAATCATAAATCATCATTTCAGTCATACAGCATCATTCACAATGATCCATATGAAGTACATTTCTTAATTCATCAAAATAGTAAATGAAAGCGATTGGTTTCATCATTTGTATCCTATCACAGCAACAAGAACGCCAATTATTATGAATACAAGAAAAAACTTTATTACATGTGTGAAACTTGAGTAGCAGCCCAGCCAACATTGAAAATTGCAGCAAAGAGGCTATAACTGATGGTTTGTGCACCAGATGAATAGGACCCTATAATTTTGCAAGGCAAGCAGCCACCAAAGACGGAAGAAAATGATACCGCAACCAAAAGAGATCCTGCGCCATGCCATATCTTAAAACTCCCATACCTGTCTATCtatgagaaaaagaaaactgGTATATCACCTTTCTAGTCTCAAGTAACTAACCAATTGTCTCAGACTACCATACTATTTAGAACTTCACTACAGAAATCTAATGATTTTGTAAGTTTATTGAAATGTGTGAAATAGCTTTTTTATGTGGTTTCAAAGCATAAAGGAAAATGTTTAACTTGTAAAATAATTTCTATACATACCAGTTCACCAGCAAATATTGTCATGAAGCCATCAGCAATTTGACCAGAGAGCATGACAACAGCAGCATCACTTAAAAGAGAAAGCCAAGGCATAAATCTCAAACACGAGAAATCACCAGAATAACTAGTAAAACGAAACCAAAACTAACTATAAAATGTGGAAATTGTTTATTTCTCTTCCAAAGCTAACATGCCCTTCCTCCCTAACCCAAATGCCCCACCACCCCCAACCCCACTCATTTCCCCAACTCAACCAACaaggaagaaaaaagaaaaaaagaatacaCTTTTTAAAATGATGTATTTAAAAATACGATTGCCTCTACTGAGAATGAAGTCATGCATGCAATCTCTGGATTCACTTTTGAGATCCAAAGTTCATATAGCTTCAGTTTATACAGACTTAAACATTCGTTACATATCACAAGTGTACAAACTTCAACTTTGTGAACAAacaatacttttatttttagatgACTTCTTGGTTAATTTCATGTGCCATCACTGGCAAGgtaaaaaacaaaaaggaaGCACAATCTAGttttgaaatataaaatgaataatatatCAAATGAGAAGCATAGGGAGTAAGAAGCAAAGTCCAAACCTTGGGGGCAGTCCTATATCGGTCAAAAACACTAAGAGATATGTAAACCAACATGCAGATGTTACATCATTCAACATATGTCCCACCCCATAGTAGAAGATGGCGCATCTTCCTATAGGCTTGGTGCATGAATCATCATCAGTTGAGCCCCCAGTCATGCTGGTTTAGAAGTCTCAAGATTTTCTTAGGTAGTGAGTTCCTGCAAGCTATACCCATTTGTTCATCGTGAACATAAGAAACTCTTTGACGTATTGAAGTAAATAAATACTCTAAAGATAGTGCACACTCTTTATACTGCAGAATATGTTCTTAAGTCTAGATTTCCCTTCATGACCAAACCTACAAAAGTAGAGAAGTAGAGAACCTTATAAAAGGACAAACTATATCCTGCTGAACATTCTGCAAAAGGTTGGGCTATGGCTCTGATTCTTCACGAACCATAATTGTACAATGGCTACATTGTGCAAAACTTATCAGTGTGTGGATGAGATGGAGTTAAATTCTTTAATCCTCagaaaagaagggaaaaatgaaatcttctcaatttcatggcTTGGGCAAAAAGAAAATCAGATTATTCTCTACCTTTAGTTCCAATGTCTTCTAATGTGAACTGCAGGGTTTCATGCTATCAATACACAAAGACATCATGGCTTTCTATATGGAAGCTTCCATTCGGAATCTTaaccaatattttttttgaagctaGATTGGTAGTATGCCTATCCTCCAAGCAAAGAACCTCCAAAGAAATCTCTATTTTTCACAAACCAGAATGTTGATTGGATAAAATTTAGCTCTAAATCCCTTGATTCAACCTTAAAGCAGCACAGAATAACACAATTTAACCACCTCAAAGTAAACAAATTCACATGTAGACAAAGAACTCGGATGAATCAAATCATTTCAGTGAGTCTTCACCCACATCACCATTTTTCGTCCTGGAGAAATCAGTGTTTTGTGTATGAAAACATAACGTGAGAAATAAATAATACAGTAAATGCGTGCGGTTTCATAAAAAACCTTCATGTCATCAGACATCAATCATACATCATGATACATGAAAAAACTCAGAAAGACGAAAACACAACGCGCAGTAGAGAGCTCAATGGTGcagaaaattcaaatattaacaCCGGTTAGAACAATTTGATTCCATACCTCTTTGTGTGATTTGAGCAGCACACCGAATTTTCCTATACGTAAATTGGATTATTGAAATGGTGGCGTAGTGAGGGGTGGGAAAGAGATGAGAATTTTGTAGGTACACATTGCAACTCTGCAAGTAATGCTTGCGTTCTTCGCTTCCTTCTTTGAatggacatatatatatatatatatatatatatatatatgcgcaGAAACTGAATGTATGGAATTACGATGCAGCGCCACCTATTGCTTACATACGTTGGGAACACAAATAAGAAAGGCGTGATGTGAATTGACTGTATAGTCCCTAAACgccacctttttttttttggagagtATTCGTTTTCACTTTTATGTAAAGTGTAAATATATgaaactacccactttgataAAATGTCTATGGAAACTACCCATTTTGCTTTGATGTTGATAGGTAGacattgaaatttgaaaaagttcttacactttcttacacaagtacaattggtGTAAGAtatgtgtaagataggtagttaagaATGGTTCAAAATCTGAGAAAATGACATTAATTGCTAACTCACGCCAGTTTCAAGCACTGtaggtttaaaaaatttgataaaataggCTACGTTTATGcgttataaaatatcaatacgcaggaaaaaagtttcaaatttagatatattgtgaacaaaaaatattctaaagctaatggagtaacaagcctcccataaacccaAGCCGCCTGCATAAGCCTCGAGGTATTTTCACGCGCGGCTTTTGCAGAAGGctagggtttatgggaggcttgttactccattggctttataatattttttagttgaCAATATATCTAAACTtgaattttttagattttttattaatgttttataaccCACAAACGTGCCCTCATttcgtatttttttatatatatatattttctaaaaaaatacatatgagTGATCcaaaatgatgatatttatataaataattaaatagatataatcgaaaatatatatatatatatatatatatatatatatatataaacaaatacgAAATTAGGGCACGTTTGTGGGTTATAAAACATTAATGCAAAcgctaaaaaaaatcaaatttaggtatattgtgaacaaaaaaatattttaaagccaacggagtaacaagcctcccataaacccaAGCCTCCTGCAAAAGCCGCGCGTTAAAATACCCCAAGGCTTATGCAGGAGGTtagggtttatgggaggcttgttactccattggctttagaaaaaataatttgttcacaatatacctaaatttgaattttttagcatttttattaatgttttataacccacaaacgtgccctcatttcgtatttatttattatatataaatattttctgaaaaaataCATATGAAAGACCcaaaatgatgatatttatataaataattagaaTGACCCAAAATAATTCATGGATATATATACTGGAAATAATTCACAACAAATAAACAAGAGGAATCCACATTGATTTGTAGTAATCCACATTGGAACCAAAAAAAGATAAATGCGCCTTTTGAGATAGATTGGACGACAAGCTTACGGGTTTTGCAAAGGGGAATTTGACCCAATGAGTACAAGAGGAATTCAAGGCTTTTGTTATTGTAAGGCTCACGGGTTTAATTGAAAGAGAATCTCATGTCCACTCAAGGCTCGAAAGATAATATCACGGGTTTGAAGAATGAATTCAAGGCTTTTGTAATTCAAGAGAATCTCACCCTTAGGTTAAATATACCCAAGCCGCCCCACTCATTCAAACCAAAGCCGCCCCTTTGCAAATTTTGTGCTCCTTCAAGAATTCATTCGCGGCTTCAAGAATACAAGGCTTCAAGGCATActccatggcttcttcttcaaaccaagtaaGCATCGAATCTCCTTGAgcatattttatgtattttaagcATGTTTATTCGTATAAATtgagcttcttctttttttgaggCGATGATTGACTGTTGAAGCATGTTTGTTTAGAACCGTTGCTTTATTttactttctttgatttttttagttcgGTGGATTTGATTTTTGTGAATAGGGATATTACTTTGGTGGATTTATTTATTGTATACAGACAATTCTCGTAATTAGCTAATGGAGCTTTATATTAGTTTGGTGGATTTATTAGTTCAGGTCCTTTTATATGTTAattacgcataaaataatactccctccgtccacgaaatgagtacccatttgtggacggcacgggttttaagaaatgtattgagtgtagtgtgaatagaataGAGGTCCCAcatttttgagtgtattaattaaagtgttgtgtggggtacacttgccaaaaagggaaatgggtactcatttcgtggacggacgaaaatggaaatatgggtactcatttcgtggacggagggagtaacattttttaggtttttcataattataaaattaaatacatattatGTGGGGCGATCAGTTGATTTCAGGGTCGCCGAGCATTAAGTGGGGCAATCAGCATGCCACTGACTATAGGCGTAAGATAGCCAGTAGCATCTTCGAGTTTTGCGTACCAGCTGATATTTGATTATGTAGTTTTGACATTTTTATGactattttatgaaaaaacaaTCCTAGTTGCTTGATATTTGAATATCTGTAATTCAATATTTCATTTCACTTTTTGATCAATTGAATCTTacataaaagtgaaaaataagctGAATTAACcaacaagcctcccaaaaaTGAAGGTCTGGAGGCATAAGCCTTTAACCAAAACGTCAAAGGCTTTTAGCGCCGGCATATCATTTTTGGGAGGCTTGTGGGTTTTTTCAgcttatttttcagttttatgcaTGACCAAGGCTTCATAAGTTATATTATGTCATGTACCCAACTTTTGTTCTAAACATTATATGTTTGTCAAACTTCTCAGTCATAATTACAACTCATAGTTGTCATGACATGTCAATGGTGGTCATAACTATAGAAGTCTAATTTCTAATTACAATTTGTAAAATCTGAGAGTTGAAAAACTTCTAAAACATCATAAAAACTCTAAAACTCCAACAAGCCTCCCAAACATTTGTGTGGGCGATCACAAGCCGCCCATAAAATGATGAACGGCTTTTGCTCGTGCACTCAACTTTTTGGGAGGCTTGTTCAATGTTTAGAGTTTTTATGATTCCTTAAATATATTGCAATTGATATCCCAAAGAAAACCATTTATTATTATCCGTCATGAACATATCAATTAATCCAATAAGTGTGAATATCTGTAAtgttatttt includes these proteins:
- the LOC131022181 gene encoding uncharacterized protein LOC131022181 isoform X2 translates to MLSGQIADGFMTIFAGELIDRYGSFKIWHGAGSLLVAVSFSSVFGGCLPCKIIGSYSSGAQTISYSLFAAIFNVGWAATQVSHMSMVNCITLNSTSRVVMTSCRNAFTMVANLSLYVVAFVVFKFHTKRSIIEVEHQYRWIAYASIFIGCCFVSIFHLGTAEPRLKGEAHEIGYARISWTYWFRKLLYHQVALVYVLTRLVTNVSQAFLAFYVVNELRMDQSSKALVPAVIYICSFITSIILQEMAWNSHRLKVSYSAGGLLWMISGVGILFLPSSMKGFMYLISMVIGVANALMMVSGVSMQSFLVGRDLNGCAFVYGSLSFLDKIICGLALTILESYQRPTQDEVWNCHPVFSLSVTRYGLGLVPAISALVGVLVTLSMKLPEPTLTPLITPLLE
- the LOC131022181 gene encoding uncharacterized protein LOC131022181 isoform X1, which gives rise to MTGGSTDDDSCTKPIGRCAIFYYGVGHMLNDVTSACWFTYLLVFLTDIGLPPSDAAVVMLSGQIADGFMTIFAGELIDRYGSFKIWHGAGSLLVAVSFSSVFGGCLPCKIIGSYSSGAQTISYSLFAAIFNVGWAATQVSHMSMVNCITLNSTSRVVMTSCRNAFTMVANLSLYVVAFVVFKFHTKRSIIEVEHQYRWIAYASIFIGCCFVSIFHLGTAEPRLKGEAHEIGYARISWTYWFRKLLYHQVALVYVLTRLVTNVSQAFLAFYVVNELRMDQSSKALVPAVIYICSFITSIILQEMAWNSHRLKVSYSAGGLLWMISGVGILFLPSSMKGFMYLISMVIGVANALMMVSGVSMQSFLVGRDLNGCAFVYGSLSFLDKIICGLALTILESYQRPTQDEVWNCHPVFSLSVTRYGLGLVPAISALVGVLVTLSMKLPEPTLTPLITPLLE